A genomic window from Salvia hispanica cultivar TCC Black 2014 chromosome 5, UniMelb_Shisp_WGS_1.0, whole genome shotgun sequence includes:
- the LOC125190305 gene encoding putative disease resistance protein RGA3 isoform X2, producing MDNNVREQTHSYVRASDIIGRESDKESIVQMLLSLDNYNNDDHLDVIPIVGIGGLGKTTVVKLAYNDERVIQRFGLRMWVSSFSEHFTLGKTVEKILKSATGESFGHLDMDQMQRRLAAVLNGTRYLLVLDDVWNVDRIKWMDLRELLMNCSSGSKIIVTTRSKAVAVVTSTRDAYDLTGLSDGDCLSLFLKCALREGGDQPPNLVAIGREIVGKCGGVPLAVKTLGSLLYLNRDEDEWVRIRNNDIWEIDQQQSGILPILRLSYEQLPSHLRQCFAYCSMLPKGVQIPREMFINLWIAQGFVHSDNADRQVEDVGNHYFNELLSRFCFQEVVVAFDGEILACKIHNLVHDLAQSVAGIEYGKKAVSDRVRHIFLQDEDHQPGKEESKALLGLRNVRSFRCVFKVRSPDKAFVRAIATSFKRLRVLILISLQLEELPSSIGNLKRLRYLDLSQNSNLTSLPSSFCKLVNLQTLNLINCESLRDLPKYLLHLINIKTLYLTCQKLSLGKKSYSSR from the exons ATCGGAGGTCTTGGAAAAACTACTGTTGTCAAGTTGGCGTATAATGATGAACGAGTGATTCAAAGGTTCGGTCTTCGAATGTGGGTTTCTTCTTTCTCTGAACATTTCACTCTAGGCAAAACTGTTGAGAAAATCCTGAAATCTGCCACTGGTGAGAGCTTCGGGCATCTTGATATGGACCAGATGCAGCGTCGTCTGGCTGCTGTGTTGAATGGCACGAGATATTTGCTTGTGTTGGATGATGTGTGGAACGTGGACCGGATCAAGTGGATGGATTTGAGGGAGCTGCTGATGAACTGCAGCTCAGGGAGTAAGATCATTGTCACGACTCGAAGCAAGGCTGTAGCTGTGGTTACGAGCACCAGAGACGCTTATGATCTGACTGGCCTCTCGGATGGTGACTGCCTCTCTTTATTTCTAAAATGTGCTTTAAGAGAAGGTGGTGATCAGCCTCCCAATCTAGTGGCAATTGGGAGGGAGATCGTGGGGAAGTGTGGAGGAGTTCCACTTGCTGTCAAGACGTTGGGGAGCTTGCTCTATTTGAATAGAGACGAGGATGAATGGGTACGTATCAGGAACAATGACATATGGGAGATTGATCAGCAGCAAAGTGGCATCCTGCCTATTCTTAGGCTCAGTTATGAGCAGTTGCCTTCCCATTTGAGGCAGTGTTTCGCGTATTGCTCCATGTTGCCTAAGGGTGTCCAGATTCCCAGAGAAATGTTCATCAACCTTTGGATCGCTCAAGGCTTTGTGCACTCAGACAACGCAGATAGGCAGGTTGAAGATGTTGGGAATCACTACTTCAATGAGTTGCTGTCAAGATTTTGCTTTCAAGAAGTGGTGGTGGCATTTGATGGGGAGATCTTGGCTTGTAAGATCCACAACCTCGTCCACGATCTTGCACAGTCTGTAGCAGGGATCGAGTATGGCAAAAAAGCCGTTTCTGATAGGGTTCGTCATATTTTTCTCCAAGATGAAGATCATCAGCCAGGAAAAGAAGAGTCTAAAGCATTGCTCGGATTGAGAAATGTGAGGTCTTTTAGGTGTGTGTTCAAGGTTAGGTCTCCTGATAAGGCCTTTGTCCGCGCCATTGCAACGAGCTTCAAACGCCTGCGCGTCTTGATCTTGATCTCACTGCAGCTCGAGGAGCTGCCTAGCTCTATAGGCAACTTGAAGAGGCTAAGGTATCTCGACCTCAGCCAGAACAGCAATCTCACATCTCTTCCATCGTCGTTCTGCAAGCTGGTGAATCTGCAGACGCTGAACCTCATCAACTGCGAAAGCCTTCGAGATCTGCCCAAATATCTCTTGCATTTGATCAACATCAAAACTCTGTACCTAACTTGCCAGAAGCTGTCTTTGGGAAAGAAAAG CTACTCTTCCAGATAG
- the LOC125190305 gene encoding putative disease resistance protein RGA3 isoform X1 translates to MDNNVREQTHSYVRASDIIGRESDKESIVQMLLSLDNYNNDDHLDVIPIVGIGGLGKTTVVKLAYNDERVIQRFGLRMWVSSFSEHFTLGKTVEKILKSATGESFGHLDMDQMQRRLAAVLNGTRYLLVLDDVWNVDRIKWMDLRELLMNCSSGSKIIVTTRSKAVAVVTSTRDAYDLTGLSDGDCLSLFLKCALREGGDQPPNLVAIGREIVGKCGGVPLAVKTLGSLLYLNRDEDEWVRIRNNDIWEIDQQQSGILPILRLSYEQLPSHLRQCFAYCSMLPKGVQIPREMFINLWIAQGFVHSDNADRQVEDVGNHYFNELLSRFCFQEVVVAFDGEILACKIHNLVHDLAQSVAGIEYGKKAVSDRVRHIFLQDEDHQPGKEESKALLGLRNVRSFRCVFKVRSPDKAFVRAIATSFKRLRVLILISLQLEELPSSIGNLKRLRYLDLSQNSNLTSLPSSFCKLVNLQTLNLINCESLRDLPKYLLHLINIKTLYLTCQKLSLGKKSYHQGLKTSLVFVYYIYMTARD, encoded by the exons ATCGGAGGTCTTGGAAAAACTACTGTTGTCAAGTTGGCGTATAATGATGAACGAGTGATTCAAAGGTTCGGTCTTCGAATGTGGGTTTCTTCTTTCTCTGAACATTTCACTCTAGGCAAAACTGTTGAGAAAATCCTGAAATCTGCCACTGGTGAGAGCTTCGGGCATCTTGATATGGACCAGATGCAGCGTCGTCTGGCTGCTGTGTTGAATGGCACGAGATATTTGCTTGTGTTGGATGATGTGTGGAACGTGGACCGGATCAAGTGGATGGATTTGAGGGAGCTGCTGATGAACTGCAGCTCAGGGAGTAAGATCATTGTCACGACTCGAAGCAAGGCTGTAGCTGTGGTTACGAGCACCAGAGACGCTTATGATCTGACTGGCCTCTCGGATGGTGACTGCCTCTCTTTATTTCTAAAATGTGCTTTAAGAGAAGGTGGTGATCAGCCTCCCAATCTAGTGGCAATTGGGAGGGAGATCGTGGGGAAGTGTGGAGGAGTTCCACTTGCTGTCAAGACGTTGGGGAGCTTGCTCTATTTGAATAGAGACGAGGATGAATGGGTACGTATCAGGAACAATGACATATGGGAGATTGATCAGCAGCAAAGTGGCATCCTGCCTATTCTTAGGCTCAGTTATGAGCAGTTGCCTTCCCATTTGAGGCAGTGTTTCGCGTATTGCTCCATGTTGCCTAAGGGTGTCCAGATTCCCAGAGAAATGTTCATCAACCTTTGGATCGCTCAAGGCTTTGTGCACTCAGACAACGCAGATAGGCAGGTTGAAGATGTTGGGAATCACTACTTCAATGAGTTGCTGTCAAGATTTTGCTTTCAAGAAGTGGTGGTGGCATTTGATGGGGAGATCTTGGCTTGTAAGATCCACAACCTCGTCCACGATCTTGCACAGTCTGTAGCAGGGATCGAGTATGGCAAAAAAGCCGTTTCTGATAGGGTTCGTCATATTTTTCTCCAAGATGAAGATCATCAGCCAGGAAAAGAAGAGTCTAAAGCATTGCTCGGATTGAGAAATGTGAGGTCTTTTAGGTGTGTGTTCAAGGTTAGGTCTCCTGATAAGGCCTTTGTCCGCGCCATTGCAACGAGCTTCAAACGCCTGCGCGTCTTGATCTTGATCTCACTGCAGCTCGAGGAGCTGCCTAGCTCTATAGGCAACTTGAAGAGGCTAAGGTATCTCGACCTCAGCCAGAACAGCAATCTCACATCTCTTCCATCGTCGTTCTGCAAGCTGGTGAATCTGCAGACGCTGAACCTCATCAACTGCGAAAGCCTTCGAGATCTGCCCAAATATCTCTTGCATTTGATCAACATCAAAACTCTGTACCTAACTTGCCAGAAGCTGTCTTTGGGAAAGAAAAG TTACCATCAGGGCTTGAAAACCTCACTTGTATTCGTGtactacatatatatgacTGCCCGAGATTAG